A single genomic interval of Malania oleifera isolate guangnan ecotype guangnan chromosome 11, ASM2987363v1, whole genome shotgun sequence harbors:
- the LOC131167665 gene encoding receptor protein kinase-like protein ZAR1: MVFPLLVASFLVLFASFSSSLNSDGLSLLALKAAISGDLEHVLDAWSESDLTPCGWVGVTCVRQRVTGLILSRRGFTGYIPSELGAVVTLRRLSLSHNNFSKPIPSRLFNATSLVYLDLSHNSLSGSIPPEIETLKNLTHLDLSSNRLNGSLPEGLSQLKNLGGTLNLSNNQLSGKVPASYGDLPVIVSLDLRQNNLTGKIPQEGSLVNQGPTAFTGNPGLCGFPLETPCPEAQNPSPFAELQDPKNPENPNGTLKERGKETGAAVTIPLISGVSAALGVVSVILWLFRKKGGFGEGKIGKEGVAREDDCEGQKGKFVVVDEGFGLDLEDLLRASAYVVGKSRSGIVYKVVVGRGSGISPLPVVAVRRLSEGDGTWRFKEFESEVEAIANVRHPNIVPLRAYYYADDEKLLVSDFIRNGSLYTALHGGPSTALPPLSWGARLKIAQGVARGLMHIHECSPRKYVHGNLKSSKILLDDDLQPYIAGFGLMRLMPTTSKSTNSASKRQNLNSITSVTGSKLSTSSVAYIAPEARVSGSRLMAKCDVYSFGIVLLEILTGRQPEAGPENDGKCVESLVRKAFREECPMSEIVDPALLPEVHAKKQVVAAFYIALNCTELDPELRPRMRTVSESLDHLKLQ, translated from the exons ATGGTGTTCCCACTCCTGGTGGCTTCATTTCTTGTGCTCTTTGCttcattctcttcttctctcaactCCGACGGGCTATCTCTCCTCGCGCTCAAAGCCGCCATCTCCGGCGACCTGGAGCACGTGCTCGACGCGTGGTCGGAATCCGACTTGACCCCGTGCGGCTGGGTCGGCGTCACGTGCGTGCGCCAGCGAGTGACCGGGCTGATTCTCTCCCGGAGGGGGTTCACCGGCTACATTCCGTCGGAGCTCGGCGCCGTGGTTACTCTCCGGCGACTCTCTCTTTCTCACAACAACTTCTCCAAACCCATCCCGTCTCGCCTCTTCAAcgccacttctcttgtctattTAGACCTCTCCCACAACTCTCTCTCCGGCTCGATACCGCCcgaaatcgaaaccctaaaaaaTCTTACGCATTTAGATTTATCTTCCAATCGCCTAAATGGCTCTCTTCCGGAAGGCCTCAGTCAGCTGAAGAATCTCGGCGGAACCCTAAATTTATCGAACAATCAACTTTCAGGCAAGGTTCCGGCGTCGTACGGAGATTTGCCGGTGATCGTGAGCTTGGATCTCCGGCAGAACAACCTGACTGGGAAGATACCTCAGGAGGGTTCACTAGTGAACCAGGGTCCCACTGCTTTCACGGGAAATCCTGGTCTTTGTGGGTTCCCGTTGGAAACGCCATGCCCAGAAGCTCAAAACCCTAGCCCCTTTGCAGAACTCCAAGACCCCAaaaaccctgaaaaccctaatGGCACATTGAAGGAGAGAGGGAAGGAGACAGGAGCGGCAGTCACAATACCGTTAATTTCGGGAGTTTCGGCGGCACTTGGGGTTGTTTCGGTGATTCTGTGGTTGTTTCGGAAAAAAGGGGGTTTTGGGGAGGGTAAGATTGGTAAAGAGGGGGTGGCGAGGGAGGACGATTGTGAAGGGCAAAAGGGTAAATTTGTGGTGGTGGATGAAGGGTTTGGTTTGGATCTGGAGGACTTGTTGAGGGCATCAGCATATGTTGTGGGGAAGAGCAGGAGTGGCATTGTGTATAAGGTGGTGGTGGGGAGGGGATCCGGCATTTCACCGCTGCCAGTTGTGGCGGTGAGACGGCTGAGTGAAGGTGATGGTACATGGCGGTTCAAGGAGTTCGAATCGGAGGTTGAAGCTATTGCGAATGTTCGCCATCCGAATATTGTTCCATTGAGAGCTTACTACTATGCAGATGATGAGAAACTACTGGTTTCTGATTTCATCCGCAATGGGAGCTTGTACACAGCTCTGCATG GTGGGCCTTCCACTGCTTTGCCGCCATTGTCATGGGGGGCGAGGTTGAAGATTGCTCAGGGTGTGGCCAGGGGTCTGATGCACATACATGAATGTAGCCCTCGAAAATATGTTCATGGGAACTTAAAATCCTCAAAAATCCTTCTAGACGATGATCTTCAGCCCTACATAGCAGGTTTTGGACTTATGCGCCTCATGCCAACAACCTCCAAGTCTACCAATTCAGCTTCCAAAAGGCAGAACCTGAACAGCATAACCTCTGTTACGGGTTCAAAACTTTCCACTTCCTCTGTTGCTTACATTGCACCTGAAGCTCGTGTTTCAGGAAGTAGGTTGATGGCAAAATGTGATGTGTACTCCTTTGGCATTGTGCTTTTAGAGATTTTGACTGGTCGACAGCCCGAGGCAGGGCCAGAAAATGATGGAAAGTGTGTAGAGAGCCTCGTGAGGAAGGCATTCAGGGAGGAATGCCCAATGTCTGAGATCGTAGACCCTGCACTTTTACCTGAAGTTCATGCGAAGAAGCAAGTTGTTGCGGCATTTTATATCGCCCTCAACTGCACAGAGCTGGACCCAGAGCTTCGGCCAAGGATGAGGACTGTTTCTGAGAGTCTTGACCATCTCAAATTGCAATGA